The proteins below come from a single Columba livia isolate bColLiv1 breed racing homer chromosome 28, bColLiv1.pat.W.v2, whole genome shotgun sequence genomic window:
- the LOC102098265 gene encoding myosin-7 isoform X2 has protein sequence MPDVEMAEFGEAAPYLRKSEKERVAAQTRPFDLKKDIFVPDEKEEFVKATIITREGTKVTAQTEHGKTVTVKEDQIMQQNPPKFDKIEDMAMLTFLHEPAVLYNLKERYASWMIYTYSGLFCVTVNPYKWLPVYNSEVVAAYRGKKRSEAPPHIFSISDNAYQNMLTDRENQSILITGESGAGKTVNTKRVIQYFAVIAAIGDRGKKETGSPGKGTLEDQIIQANPALEAFGNAKTVRNDNSSRFGKFIRIHFGATGKLASADIETYLLEKSRVIFQLKAERNYHIYYQILSNKKPELLDMMLVTNNPYDYAFISQGETTVPSIDDGEELLATDSAFDVLGFTQEEKNSIYKLTGAIMHFGNMKFKQKQREEQAEPDGTEEADKSAYLMGLNSADLLKGLCHPRVKVGNEYVTKGQNVQQVIYAVGALAKAVYEKMFNWMVTRINNSLETKQPRQYFIGVLDIAGFEIFDFNSFEQLCINFTNEKLQQFFNHHMFVLEQEEYKKEGIEWEFIDFGMDLQACIDLIEKPMGIMSILEEECMFPKATDMTFKAKLFDNHLGKSANFGKPRNIKGKPEAHFAVIHYAGTVDYNIIGWLQKNKDPLNETVVGLYQKSALKLLANLFANYAGADAPMEKGKGSKKKGSSFQTVSALHRENLNKLMTNLRSTHPHFVRCIIPNETKSPGVMDNPLVMHQLRCNGVLEGIRICRKGFPNRILYGDFRQRYRILNPAAIPEGQFIDSRKGAEKLLGSLDIDHNQYKFGHTKVFFKAGLLGLLEEMRDERLARIMTRLQAQVRGFLSRQEFKKILERRDSLLVIQWNIRAFMGVKNWPWMKLYFKIKPLLKSAETEKEMQTMKEEFGRLKEALEKSEARRKELEEKMVSMLQEKNDLQLQVQAEQDNLADAEERCDQLIKNKIQLEAKVKELTERLEDEEEMNAELTAKKRKLEDECSELKKDIDDLELSLAKVEKEKHATENKVKNLTEEMAGLDETIVKLTKEKKTLQEAHQQALDDLQAEEDKVNTLTKAKVKLEQQMDDLESSLEQEKKIRMDLERAKRKLEGDLKLAQENIMDLENDKQQLDERLKKKDFELNALNARIEDEQAVAAQLQKKLKELQARIEELEEELEAERTGRAKVEKLRSDLSRELEEISERLEEAGGATSVQIELNKKREAEFQKMRRDLEEATLQHEATAAALRKKHADSVAELSEQLDNLQRVKQKLEKEKSELKLELDDVGSNMEQLIKAKANLEKMCRTMEDQMNEHRTKSEEAQRMVNDLTTQRAKLQTENGELSRQLEEKEAFINQLTRGKLTYTQQLEDLKRQLEEEAKAKNALAHALQSARHDCDLLREQYEEETEAKAELQRSLSKANSEVAQWRTKYETDAIQRTEELEEAKKKLAQRLQEAEEAVEAVNAKCSSLEKTKHRLQNEIEDLMADLERSNAAAAALDKKQRNFDKILSEWKQKFEESQTELEASQKEARSLSTELFKLKNAYEESLDHLETLKRENKNLQEEISDLTEQLGASHKTIHELEKVRKQLDAEKLELQAALEEAEASLEHEEGKILRAQLEFNQVKADYERKLAEKDEEMEQAKRNHLRVVDSLQTSLDAETRSRNEALRLKKKMEGDLNEMEIQLSHANRVAAEAQKQVKMLQGCLKDTQLQLDDMVRVNEDLKENIAIVERRNNLLQSELEELRAVVEQTERARKLAEQELIEASERVQLLHSQNTSLINQKKKMEVDISQLQTEVEDAIQECRNAEEKAKKAITDAAMMAEELKKEQDTSAHLERMKKNMEQTIKDLQLRLDEAEQLALKGGKKQLQKLEARVRELENELEAEQKRNAESVKGLRKSERRVKELSYQAEEDRKNLVRLQDLVDKLQLKVKAYKRQAEEAEEQANTNLAKFRKAQHELDEAEERADMAESQVNKLRAKSRDMGAKKGLNEE, from the exons ATGCCTGACGTGGAAATGGCCGAATTTGGGGAGGCCGCTCCCTATCTCCGCAAATCGGAGAAGGAGCGTGTGGCCGCCCAGACCCGCCCCTTCGACCTGAAGAAGGATATCTTCGTCCCTGATGAGAAGGAGGAGTTTGTCAAGGCCACCATCATCACCCGTGAGGGCACCAAGGTCACCGCCCAGACAGAGCACGGCAAG ACGGTGACAGTCAAGGAGGACCAGATCATGCAGCAGAACCCCCCAAAGTTTGACAAGATTGAGGACATGGCCATGCTGACCTTCCTCCATGAGCCCGCTGTCCTCTACAACCTCAAGGAGCGCTATGCCTCTTGGATGATCTAC ACCTACTCAGGGCTCTTCTGTGTGACTGTCAACCCCTACAAGTGGTTGCCTGTCTACAACTCTGAGGTAGTGGCTGCCTACCGTGGCAAGAAGCGGAGCGAAGCTCCACCCCACATCTTCTCCATCTCAGACAATGCCTACCAGAACATGCTGACAG ATCGGGAGAACCAGTCCATCCTCATCAC CGGAGAATCCGGGGCGGGGAAGACGGTGAACACCAAGAGGGTCATCCAGTACTTCGCTGTCATCGCTGCCATCGGCGACCGCGGCAAGAAGGAGACGGGGTCCCCAGGCAAG GGCACCCTGGAGGACCAGATCATCCAGGCCAACCCCGCCTTGGAGGCCTTCGGCAATGCCAAGACTGTCCGCAACGACAACTCCTCCCGATTT GGGAAGTTCATCCGGATCCATTTTGGGGCCACTGGAAAGTTGGCATCAGCTGACATCGAGACCT ACCTCCTCGAGAAGTCCCGTGTCATCTTCCAGCTCAAGGCTGAGAGAAACTACCACATCTACTACCAGATCCTCTCCAATAAgaagccagagctgctgg ACATGATGCTGGTGACCAACAACCCCTACGACTATGCCTTCATCTCCCAAGGAGAGACTACAGTACCATCCATCGATGATGGAGAAGAGCTACTGGCCACAGAT AGTGCTTTTGATGTCCTGGGCTTCACCCAAGAGGAGAAGAACTCCATTTACAAGCTGACGGGTGCCATCATGCACTTTGGCAACATGAAGTTCAAGCAGAAGCAACGGGAAGAGCAGGCAGAGCCGGATGGCACCGAAG AGGCGGACAAGTCAGCCTACCTGATGGGGCTGAACTCGGCCGATCTTCTCAAGGGATTGTGCCACCCGCGGGTCAAGGTGGGCAATGAGTACGTCACCAAGGGGCAGAATGTCCAGCAG GTGATTTATGCCGTCGGGGCCTTGGCTAAGGCTGTCTATGAGAAGATGTTCAACTGGATGGTGACCAGAATCAACAACTCACTGGAGACCAAGCAGCCGCGTCAGTACTTCATTGGCGTCTTGGACATCGCTGGCTTCGAGATCTTTGAC ttCAACAGCTTCGAGCAGCTCTGCATCAACTTCACCAACGAGAAGCTGCAGCAGTTCTTCAACCACCACATGTtcgtgctggagcaggaggagtaCAAGAAGGAGGGCATCGAGTGGGAGTTCATCGACTTTGGCATGGACCTCCAGGCCTGCATTGACCTAATCGAGAAG CCCATGGGGATCATGTCCATCCTGGAAGAGGAGTGCATGTTCCCCAAGGCCACAGACATGACCTTCAAGGCCAAGCTCTTTGATAATCACTTGGGCAAGTCGGCCAACTTTGGGAAGCCACGAAACATCAAAGGGAAACCAGAAGCCCACTTTGCCGTCATCCACTATGCTGGCACAGTGGACTACAACATCATCGGGTGGCTGCAGAAGAACAAGGACCCCCTCAACGAGACGGTGGTGGGGCTCTACCAGAAATCAGCCCTCAAGCTCTTGGCCAACCTCTTCGCCAACTATGCCGGGGCTGATGCAC CCATGGAGAAGGGGAAAGGGTCCAAGAAGAAAGGTTCCTCCTTCCAGACAGTCTCTGCTCTGCACCGG GAGAACCTCAACAAGCTGATGACCAACCTGCGGTCCACCCACCCCCACTTCGTCCGCTGTATCATCCCCAATGAGACCAAGTCTCCTG GTGTGATGGACAATCCCTTGGTGATGCACCAGCTCCGCTGCAACGGGGTGCTGGAGGGAATTCGCATCTGCCGCAAGGGCTTCCCCAACCGCATCCTCTACGGGGACTTCCGCCAGCG GTACCGCATCCTGAACCCTGCAGCCATCCCTGAGGGGCAGTTCATCGACAGCCGCAAAGGCGCCGAGAAGCTCCTGGGGTCCCTTGACATTGACCACAACCAGTACAAGTTCGGGCACACCAAG GTCTTCTTCAaggctgggctgctggggctgttgGAGGAGATGAGGGACGAGCGCCTGGCCCGGATCATGACCCGCTTGCAGGCCCAAGTCCGTGGATTCCTCTCCCGGCAGGAATTCAAGAAGATCCTGGAGCGTCG GGACTCACTTCTGGTGATTCAGTGGAACATCAGGGCCTTCATGGGGGTGAAGAACTGGCCTTGGATGAAGCTCTACTTCAAGATCAAGCCCTTGTTGAAGAGTGCTGAAACAGAGAAGGAGATGCAG ACCATGAAGGAGGAGTTTGGGCGGCTGAAGGAGGCTCTGGAGAAGTCAGAGGCCCGGCggaaggagctggaggagaagatGGTCTCCATGCTGCAGGAGAAGAATGACCTTCAGCTCCAAGTGCAAGCC GAGCAGGACAACCTTGCAGATGCCGAGGAGCGCTGCGACCAGCTGATCAAGAACAAGATCCAGCTGGAGGCCAAGGTGAAGGAGCTGACAGAGCGGCtggaggatgaggaagagatGAATGCTGAGCTGACAGCCAAGAAGAGGAAGCTGGAGGACGAGTGCTCAGAGCTCAAGAAGGACATTGATGATCTGGAGTTGTCTTTGGCCAAGGTGGAGAAAGAGAAACACGCCACTGAGAACAAG GTCAAAAACCTCACAGAGGAGATGGCCGGGCTGGATGAGACCATCGTGAAGCTAACAAAGGAGAAGAAGACCCTGCAAGAAGCTCACCAGCAAGCACTGGATGATCTTCAGGCAGAGGAGGACAAGGTGAACACCTTGACGAAGGCCAAAGTCAAGCTGGAACAGCAAATGGATGAT CTGGAGAGCTCGCTGGAACAGGAGAAGAAGATCCGGATGGACCTGGAGCGGGCCAAGAGGAAGCTGGAAGGTGACTTGAAGCTGGCTCAGGAGAACATAATGGACCTGGAGAATGACAAGCAGCAATTGGATGAGAGACTAAAAAA GAAAGACTTTGAGCTCAACGCACTCAATGCCAGAATTGAGGATGAGCAAGCGGTCGCAGCCCAGCTCCAGAAGAAGCTCAAAGAGCTTCAG GCACGGAtcgaggagctggaggaggagctggaggcagAACGGACGGGCAGGGCCAAGGTGGAGAAGCTGCGCTCAGACCTGTCACGGGAGCTGGAGGAGATCAGTGAGCGGCTGGAGGAGGCGGGTGGAGCCACCTCGGTGCAAATCGAGCTCAACAAGAAGAGGGAGGCGGAGTTCCAGAAGATGCGGCGGGACCTGGAGGAGGCTACGCTGCAGCACGAGGCCACGGCCGCTGCACTGCGCAAGAAGCACGCTGACAGCGTGGCTGAGCTCAGCGAGCAGCTCGACAACCTGCAGCGTGTCaagcagaagctggagaaggagaagagtgAGCTCAAGCTGGAGCTGGATGACGTCGGTTCCAACATGGAGCAGCTGATCAAGGCCAAG GCCAATCTGGAGAAGATGTGCCGCACCATGGAAGACCAGATGAATGAGCACCGGACCAAATCTGAGGAGGCTCAACGCATGGTCAACGATCTCACCACCCAACGGGCCAAGCTCCAGACAGAAAACG GTGAGCTGTccaggcagctggaggagaaggaagcTTTCATCAACCAGCTGACACGAGGGAAACTCACCTAtacccagcagctggaggacCTCAAGAGGCAGCTAGAAGAAGAGGCCAAG GCCAAGAATGCACTAGCCCACGCCCTCCAGTCAGCCCGGCATGACTGCGACCTGCTGCGGGAGCAGTACGAGGAGGAGACGGAGGCCAAGGCTGAGCTCCAGCGGTCACTGTCCAAAGCTAACTCTGAGGTGGCACAATGGAGGACCAAATATGAGACAGACGCCATCCAGCGCactgaggagctggaggaggccaA GAAGAAGCTGGCCCAGAGGTTGCAGGAAGCTGAGGAGGCAGTGGAGGCCGTCAATGCCAAGTGTTCCTCATTGGAGAAGACCAAGCACCGGCTGCAGAATGAGATCGAAGACCTCATGGCAGACCTGGAGCGGTcaaatgcagcagctgctgccctggaTAAGAAGCAGAGGAACTTTGACAAG ATCTTGTCTGAGTGGAAGCAGAAGTTCGAGGAGTCGCAGACAGAGCTGGAGGCATCCCAGAAGGAggccaggtccctcagcactgAGCTCTTCAAGCTGAAGAATGCCTATGAGGAGTCGCTCGACCACCTGGAGACCCTCAAGAGGGAGAACAAGAACCTCCAAG AGGAGATCTCGGACCTCACGGAGCAGCTGGGTGCCAGCCACAAGACCATCCATGAGCTGGAGAAGGTCCGGAAGCAGTTGGATGCCGAGAAGCTGGAGCTCCAAGCTGctctggaggaggctgag gcctCTCTGGAGCATGAGGAGGGGAAGATCTTGAGGGCCCAGTTAGAGTTCAACCAGGTCAAGGCAGACTACGAGCGCAAGCTGGCCGAGAAGGACGAGGAGATGGAGCAGGCCAAGCGCAACCACCTGCGGGTGGTGGACTCACTGCAGACCTCTCTGGATGCTGAGACACGGAGCCGCAATGAGGCCCTGAGGCTGAAGAAGAAGATGGAGGGCGACCTCAATGAGATGGAGATCCAGCTCAGCCATGCCAACCGGGTGGCAGCTGAGGCCCAGAAGCAAGTCAAGATGTTGCAGGGCTGCCTCAAG GACACCCAGTTGCAGTTGGATGACATGGTCCGGGTCAATGAGGACCTGAAGGAGAACATTGCCATTGTGGAGAGGAGGAATAACCTCCTGCAGTCAGAGCTGGAGGAGCTACGGGCGGTAGTGGAGCAGACCGAGAGGGCTCGCAAGTTGGCCGAACAGGAACTGATCGAGGCCAGCGAGAGAGTCCAGCTTCTCCACTCACAA AATACCAGCCTCATCAACCAGAAGAAGAAGATGGAGGTGGACATCTCTCAGCTGCAGACAGAGGTGGAAGATGCCATCCAGGAGTGCAGGAACGCCGAGGAAAAGGCCAAAAAGGCCATCACTGAT GCGGCCATGATGGCAGAGGAGCTGAAAAAGGAGCAGGACACCAGCGCCCACCTGGAACGGATGAAGAAGAACATGGAGCAGACTATCAAGGACCTGCAGCTGCGGTTGGACGAGGCCGAGCAGTTGGCCCTCAAGGGGGGcaagaagcagctgcagaagctggAGGCCCGCGTGAGGGAGCTGGAGAATGAGCTGGAGGCTGAGCAGAAGCGCAACGCTGAGAGCGTCAAGGGCCTCCGCAAGTCTGAGCGGCGTGTCAAGGAGCTCAGCTACCAG GCAGAGGAGGACCGCAAGAACCTCGTCAGGCTCCAGGACCTGGTGGACAAGCTCCAGTTGAAGGTCAAGGCCTACAAGCGGCAGGCAGAGGAGGCG gaGGAACAGGCTAACACCAACCTGGCCAAGTTCCGCAAGGCTCAGCATGAACTGGATGAGGCGGAGGAACGTGCCGACATGGCTGAGTCGCAGGTCAACAAGCTGCGGGCCAAGAGTCGTGACATGGGGGCCAAG AAGGGACTCAATGAGGAGTGA